In Vigna unguiculata cultivar IT97K-499-35 chromosome 3, ASM411807v1, whole genome shotgun sequence, a single genomic region encodes these proteins:
- the LOC114179461 gene encoding wall-associated receptor kinase 2-like isoform X2, which produces MGSRLTFNQKPMLLLLLLHSLFTLTRSQSTTCRTSCGHIPIEYPFGIDDGCGSPYYRYILVCSESEKLEVRTPSGRYLVHNVSYADPHILVTDPFMWNCEDGENYRPTRPFSLDTSTRFKLSPQNEYLFFNCSEDHVIVKPKTIFCERFPERCDSSCDSGSYLCRHMPGCSFAMSGSSCCSYSPRATESLRLMLKYCTSYTSVHWRNVGAPQPYDQIPEYGIRIDFDIPVTTRCLQCQDPSKGGGTCGFDTETQGFMCLCKQGNSTSHCKGTAAAVSAAGVFGVGAGIWYLKKVRAKAPVTCGVQSNENRLF; this is translated from the exons ATGGGTTCGCGTCTTACCTTCAACCAAAAACCGATGTTATTACTACTACTCCTTCACTCATTGTTCACCCTCACAAGGTCTCAATCCACCACATGCAGAACTTCTTGTGGCCACATTCCCATCGAATACCCTTTTGGCATTGACGACGGGTGTGGAAGCCCCTACTACAGATACATTCTGGTGTGTTCCGAGTCGGAAAAGCTCGAAGTCAGAACCCCTTCTGGGAGATACCTTGTTCACAACGTTAGCTATGCTGATCCGCACATTCTGGTCACTGATCCATTCATGTGGAACTGTGAAGATGGTGAAAACTATCGCCCCACAAGGCCTTTCAGTTTGGACACCAGCACACGCTTCAAGCTTTCCCCTCAGAACGAGTACCTCTTCTTCAATTGCAGTGAGGATCACGTCATCGTTAAGCCAAAGACAATCTTCTGCGAGCGTTTTCCTGAACGCTGTGATTCTTCCTGTGACAGTGGCAGCTACCTTTGCAGGCACATGCCGGGGTGTTCCTTCGCTATGAGTGGAAGTTCTTGCTGCTCTTATTCTCCGAGAGCAACTGAGTCTTTGAGGCTCATGCTCAAGTATTGTACTAGTTATACAAGTGTTCATTGGAGAAACGTTGGGGCTCCTCAGCCTTATGATCAAATTCCTGAATATGGAATCAGAATTGATTTTGATATCCCTGTAACTACACGCTGCCTTCAGTGCCAGGATCCTTCCAAAGGAGGTGGAACTTGCGGATTTGACACTGAGACACAGGGTTTCATGTGCCTATGCAAACAAGGAAACTCCACTTCTCATTGTAAAG GGACTGCTGCAGCTGTTTCGGCTGCAGGGGTATTTGGAGTTGGAGCTGGTATTTGGTACTTGAAGAAAGTGAGAGCTAAAGCACCAGTAACATGTGGAGTTCAAAGCAACGAGAATAGGCTTTTCTAA
- the LOC114179461 gene encoding wall-associated receptor kinase 2-like isoform X1, with translation MGSRLTFNQKPMLLLLLLHSLFTLTRSQSTTCRTSCGHIPIEYPFGIDDGCGSPYYRYILVCSESEKLEVRTPSGRYLVHNVSYADPHILVTDPFMWNCEDGENYRPTRPFSLDTSTRFKLSPQNEYLFFNCSEDHVIVKPKTIFCERFPERCDSSCDSGSYLCRHMPGCSFAMSGSSCCSYSPRATESLRLMLKYCTSYTSVHWRNVGAPQPYDQIPEYGIRIDFDIPVTTRCLQCQDPSKGGGTCGFDTETQGFMCLCKQGNSTSHCKDYDAARHSKRVNVIAGTAAAVSAAGVFGVGAGIWYLKKVRAKAPVTCGVQSNENRLF, from the exons ATGGGTTCGCGTCTTACCTTCAACCAAAAACCGATGTTATTACTACTACTCCTTCACTCATTGTTCACCCTCACAAGGTCTCAATCCACCACATGCAGAACTTCTTGTGGCCACATTCCCATCGAATACCCTTTTGGCATTGACGACGGGTGTGGAAGCCCCTACTACAGATACATTCTGGTGTGTTCCGAGTCGGAAAAGCTCGAAGTCAGAACCCCTTCTGGGAGATACCTTGTTCACAACGTTAGCTATGCTGATCCGCACATTCTGGTCACTGATCCATTCATGTGGAACTGTGAAGATGGTGAAAACTATCGCCCCACAAGGCCTTTCAGTTTGGACACCAGCACACGCTTCAAGCTTTCCCCTCAGAACGAGTACCTCTTCTTCAATTGCAGTGAGGATCACGTCATCGTTAAGCCAAAGACAATCTTCTGCGAGCGTTTTCCTGAACGCTGTGATTCTTCCTGTGACAGTGGCAGCTACCTTTGCAGGCACATGCCGGGGTGTTCCTTCGCTATGAGTGGAAGTTCTTGCTGCTCTTATTCTCCGAGAGCAACTGAGTCTTTGAGGCTCATGCTCAAGTATTGTACTAGTTATACAAGTGTTCATTGGAGAAACGTTGGGGCTCCTCAGCCTTATGATCAAATTCCTGAATATGGAATCAGAATTGATTTTGATATCCCTGTAACTACACGCTGCCTTCAGTGCCAGGATCCTTCCAAAGGAGGTGGAACTTGCGGATTTGACACTGAGACACAGGGTTTCATGTGCCTATGCAAACAAGGAAACTCCACTTCTCATTGTAAAG ATTATGATGCTGCACGTCATAGTAAAAGGGTTAATGTGATTGCAg GGACTGCTGCAGCTGTTTCGGCTGCAGGGGTATTTGGAGTTGGAGCTGGTATTTGGTACTTGAAGAAAGTGAGAGCTAAAGCACCAGTAACATGTGGAGTTCAAAGCAACGAGAATAGGCTTTTCTAA
- the LOC114178140 gene encoding aspartic proteinase-like: MGNNKNVISLCLFVTTLLFSAVSCAPNDGLRRIGLKKIKLDPNNRLAARIGSNDDSFRASIRKFHLQNNFAGTGETDIVALKNYLDAQYYGEISIGTSPQKFTVIFDTGSSNLWVPSSRCTFSLACYFHAKYRSGRSSTYRRNGTAAAIQYGTGAIAGFFSYDNVRVGDIVVKNQEFIEATREPGVVFLAAKFDGILGLGFQEISVGNAVPVWYNMVEQGLIKEPVFSFWLNRKTEEEEGGELVFGGVDPAHYKGEHTYVPVTRKGYWQFDMGDVLIGGKPTGYCAGGCAAIADSGTSLLAGPTAIITMINHAIGASGVMSQECKTVVAEYGQTILNLLLAETQPKKICSQIGLCTFDGTRGVDMGIESVVDENARKSSGGLHDAGCSACEMAVVWVQNQLSRNQTQDQILSYVNQLCDKMPSPMGESSVGCGDISSLPVVSFTIGGRTFDLRPEEYILKVGEGPVAQCISGFTAIDIAPPRGPLWILGDVFMGPYHTVFDFGNQRVGFAEAA; the protein is encoded by the exons ATGGGGAACAACAAGAATGTGATCTCGTTGTGCTTGTTTGTGACAACCCTGTTGTTTTCTGCTGTGTCTTGTGCACCCAATGATGGGCTGCGTAGGATTGGGCTCAAGAAGATTAAATTGGACCCTAACAACAGGCTTGCTGCTCGAATTGGGTCCAACGATGATTCTTTCCGGGCTTCTATTAGAAAGTTTCATCTTCAAAACAACTTTGCTGGCACTGGGGAAACCGATATTGTTGCCTTAAAGAATTACTTGGATGCTCAGTATTATGGTGAAATATCCATTGGAACATCTCCTCAGAAGTTCACTGTCATTTTCGACACAGGCAGCTCTAATTTGTGGGTGCCATCATCCAGATGCACCTTTTCG CTTGCATGCTACTTCCATGCTAAGTACAGGTCCGGCAGATCAAGTACTTACAGGAGAAATG GAACTGCTGCTGCTATTCAATATGGTACCGGAGCAATTGCTGGTTTCTTTAGCTATGACAATGTTAGAGTTGGTGACATAGTTGTAAAGAACCAG GAATTTATCGAAGCAACTAGGGAGCCAGGTGTTGTATTTTTGGCAGCCAAGTTTGATGGCATACTGGGACTTGGATTTCAAGAGATATCTGTTGGAAATGCTGTTCCAGTGTG GTACAACATGGTTGAACAAGGTCTTATTAAGGAACCagtattttcattttggttaaACCGCAAAACAGAGGAAGAGGAAGGGGGTGAGCTTGTTTTTGGAGGTGTTGACCCTGCTCACTATAAGGGAGAGCACACTTATGTGCCTGTGACCAGAAAAGGATATTGGCag tttgATATGGGAGATGTACTTATTGGTGGTAAACCCACTG GATATTGTGCTGGTGGGTGTGCAGCCATTGCAGACTCAGGGACTTCGTTATTGGCTGGTCCAACG GCTATAATAACTATGATAAACCATGCAATTGGAGCATCTGGAGTTATGAGCCAAGAATGCAAGACCGTCGTTGCAGAGTATGGTCAAACAATATTGAATTTGCTTTTGGCTGAA ACACAGCCGAAGAAGATCTGTTCTCAAATTGGATTGTGCACCTTTGATGGGACTCGTGGTGTTGA TATGGGCATAGAGAGCGTTGTGGATGAGAATGCAAGAAAATCATCTGGTGGTCTTCATGATGCTGGTTGTTCTGCGTGTGAGATGGCGGTTGTTTGGGTGCAGAACCAGCTCAGCCGAAATCAGACACAGGATCAGATACTAAGCTACGTCAATCAA CTTTGCGATAAAATGCCAAGCCCGATGGGAGAATCTTCTGTTGGCTGCGGGGATATCTCTTCATTACCTGTAGTGTCCTTTACTATTGGTGGAAGAACTTTTGACCTTCGCCCAGAGGAG TACATACTCAAAGTGGGTGAAGGCCCTGTGGCTCAGTGCATTAGTGGCTTTACTGCTATAGATATTGCACCTCCTCGTGGCCCTCTCTG GATCCTTGGGGACGTCTTCATGGGGCCATATCATACAGTATTTGATTTTGGTAATCAAAGAGTGGGATTTGCTGAAGCAGCGTAA
- the LOC114178854 gene encoding S-type anion channel SLAH4-like yields the protein MKGETEINEAVDAIEGGSMNNTNNEITKPSHSRLPILTKIHVGYFFICLSFGAQALLWKSLSKHNKDSYSLWHGFNFMPSFAFLLLWCVALFIATTLSLLYVLKCIFHFDMVKEEFSHYIGVNCMYAPWISWLLMLQSAPMILHTTPCYRALCLAFSFMILVIDVKLYGQWFTTKRRFLSIVANPTSQVSVIGNLVSARVIAEIGWKESAVVMFSIGSVFYLVIFITLYQRQKSGNQFPTVLRPAYFLFFAAPSMASLAWKSILGAFVTPSKMLLFLSFFLFMSQACRPAMFKKSIKRLNVTWWLYSFPLTFLGLACGEYAEDVKSGMAPWLMLVICMVSVLVFIALMIVTVLRIEMLLNKSAPFIS from the exons ATGAAGGGTGAAACTGAGATCAATGAAGCAGTTGATGCAATCGAAGGTGGTTCCATGAACAATACAAACAACGAGATCACCAAGCCATCACATTCACGGTTACCAATCTTGACCAAGATCCATGTTGGTTACTTTTTCATATGCCTTTCGTTCGGTGCACAAGCTTTGCTGTGGAAGAGTCTGAGTAAACACAACAAGGACTCGTACTCTCTCTGGCACGGATTCAATTTCATGCCATCCTTTGCATTTCTACTACTTTGGTGCGTCGCACTGTTCATTGCCACAACTTTATCTTTACTTTATGTCCTCAAGTGCATCTTTCACTTTGATATGGTGAAAGAGGAGTTCTCACACTATATTGGAGTGAACTGCATGTACGCTCCTTGGATCTCTTGGCTTCTCATGCTTCAATCTGCACCCATGATTCTTCATACAACTCCCTGTTACCGAGCTCTTTGTCTGGCTTTTTCCTTTATGATATTGGTCATTGATGTTAAACTTTATGGACAATGGTTCACAACTAAAAGGAGGTTTCTCTCGATTGTGGCAAACCCTACTAGCCAGGTTTCGGTTATAGGGAACTTGGTGTCTGCTCGAGTTATTGCAGAAATTGGTTGGAAAGAGAGTGCAGTGGTAATGTTCTCAATTGGATCGGTATTCTATTTGGTTATATTCATAACTCTATATCAGCGTCAGAAAAGTGGAAACCAGTTTCCCACAGTGCTAAGACCAGCTTACTTCTTGTTTTTCGCTGCACCAAGCATGGCAAGTTTAGCCTGGAAATCCATCTTGGGTGCTTTTGTCACCCCATCAAAGATGCTCCTCTTTCTgtcctttttcctttttatgtcTCAG GCTTGCAGACCAGCCATGTTCAAGAAATCGATAAAGAGGTTGAACGTGACATGGTGGCTGTATTCATTCCCTTTAACCTTCCTTGGTCTGGCTTGTGGGGAATATGCTGAAGATGTGAAAAGTGGAATGGCCCCTTGGTTAATGCTGGTTATATGTATGGTCTCTGTGCTGGTTTTCATTGCTTTGATGATCGTCACTGTACTCAGAATTGAGATGCTACTCAACAAAAGTGCTCCCTTTATAAGTTGA